TGGGTGTTAAGTCGCTTTTACTATCCTAACACACTCATTAGATTAAAGATTGGTAAGTACATTGCGACAACAAGCCCTCCTACAACGGTGCCCAGAAAGACAATGATCAGCGGTTCCAAAATCTTACCTAAGTTATCGACGGTATTGTCGACTTCAAATTCATAAATAGTCGCAACCTTGTTGAGCATGTCGTCTAAATTTCCCGATTCCTCACCAATCATCACCATCTGTAGCACCATTTCAGGGAACACGTCTGTATTACGCATCGCGATATACATTGGCATACCTGCCGCTGTTTCACGGTGAACTTCTCCAATCGCAACCTCATAATGAAGGTTACCCGCGGTTTTTGCTGTGGTTTTAAGGCTAGTCAAGATCGGGATACCTGAACTGAAACTAGTAGAAAGAGTTCGACTGAATTTGGCGATAGAAGCTTTAGATAGAACCGTACCGAGTATGGGAAATTTTAAACTGAGTCGGCTGGTGGTTAATCTGAGTGAGTAGGAGCGCTTTCGCAGTAATTTAAAACTAATCATTACAACACTAACGGCAATCAAAGCGTAAAGACTATAAGCTTGCATCCAATGTGATAACTGCAAAACTTGCTGGGTAAACCAAGGGAGATCAGCGCCAAAACCTGCAAACATGGATTCAAATTCTGGAATAACCACGGTTAGCATTAGGTAAGAAACCGATAAGGCAACTAACACCACCATAGCAGGGTAAATGAGTGCTTTGATGACTTTTGAGCGGAGTTGTTCACTCTTTTCACGATATGTCGCCAAGCGATCAAAGACTTGCGCAAGGTTACCTGAAAGTTCGCCAGTTGCGACTAAGTCGGTATAGAGCTCATCAAAGTGGCTACTGGCCGTACGCATCGCTCTTGAAATAGGAGTGCCGGCTTCGATGCCTTTACAGATATGCGACAGAATAGATTTCATTTCAGCTTTGCGGTGGTTATCTGATACCAATTTAATCGCCTGCACGATTGGCACTCCGGTGGTTAGCATAGTGGCAAGTTGGCGAGTCAAAATTGTGATGTCTTTTGCTTTGACGCGATGCGTTAAGCGTGTAATGGCCGAGATGCTTTTCTTTTTGATTTTTTTTATCTGGATATGCTGTTCATTGAGTTTCTCTCGTACTTCCAATTCGGTTAACGCTAAAGTTTGGCCAGACACTTTCTTACCTGAGCTATTTATACCTCTCCAATGGTAGCTTTTTAATTGTGACTGTTTGGGCTGAATACTCATTTGTTCTCCATTGGACTATATGTACAGAACACGCTGTAGTTCTTGATAGCTGGTGATACCTTCAAGCAGCTTATCAAGCCCTGATTCTTGTAGGGTTCGCATGCCTTCCCGACGAGCAAGGCTTTCAATTGTTAGCGCGTTAGGCTTGTTGATAAGGCTGTTTTTGAGTTGGTCGGTAAACGGCATCACTTCGTAGATACCGACTCGGCCAGAATACCCTTGAGTACACTCATTGCACCCTTGTGGGTTGGCTTTGTAAATGGTTTGGCTGTTGGGAATAGAGTGACGCAGAAATATGTCCGGTGAATCATCCAGCGTTTTGCAATGGTTGCACAAGCGCCTTGCGAGTCGCTGAGCAATAATTAGGCTTAATGATGAAGCAAGGTTAAAGGGCTCTATCCCCATGTGAGCGAGTCGAGTGACGGTTTCTGCGGCAGAGTTTGTATGCAGTGTTGAAAGGACTAAGTGGCCTGTTTGCGAGGCTTTGATCGCTATCTCTGCCGTTTCTAAGTCACGGATCTCTCCGACCATCACGATGTCTGGGTCTTGTCGTAAAAAGGATCGTAGTGCTTCAGCAAACCCAAAACCGATCTTTGGCGTGACTTGTACTTGGTTGATACCACGTAAGTTAATTTCGACCGGATCTTCTGCGGTAGAGATGTTGCGTTCTGTGGTGTTAAGAACTCGAAGGCCGGTGTAAAGAGAGACTGTTTTGCCACTGCCGGTTGGCCCGGTCATTAAAATCATCCCTTGCGGTCGTTTCAGTGCATTAAGGTAGAGGGCTTTTTGTTCTTCGCTGTAGCCGAGTTTATCGATATCTAAATTGGCAGCGCTACTGTCTAGCAGACGCAGTACGATCTTTTCGCCCCATAAGGTCGGTAGCGTCGATACACGCATATCAATCGCGAGCTCATCATTTAACCGCAACTTGATGCGACCGTCTTGAGGCAATCGACGCTCGGCAATATCCAACTTAGCGAGAATTTTTAAGCGGGCCGATAACCGACGACTTAAATGAGAAGCAGGCTGTTGAATTTCGACAAGGATGCCATCGCAACGCAGGCGAACTCGGTAATTTTCTTCATAAGGTTCGAAGTGGATGTCGGAGGCGCCTTTACGTACCGCATCAACCAATATTTGATTAATAAAACGGCTCACAGGGGAATCATCTTGGCTGAGATCTTCAATTGACGTGATTTCATCGTCAGAGACTTCAACTAGGTTGGCGAGTTCATCTTGAGTGATCTCTTTTCGCTTGGAGTCTTGTCCGAAAATCGAGCGGCCATATAGTTTGCGTATCGCGCCTTCTAATTCTGAATAATTAGCGACGACGAGTTCAATTTGCAACCCTGTCGCAAATCGGAAATCGTCTTCAGCGTGTAAGTCGGTCGGGTCGGCAGAGGCGAGCGTGAGCGTAGAACTAGAAACGGCAATCGGAATAGCACAATACTTGGTGATCAGCTCACGAAGCCCTAGCTGTTCACACAAGGTTTCGTAGTTGGTATTGGCGAGTTGTACTAACGGTAAACCGAAAATGGTTTTGATATTGCTTGCTAAGGAATCGCCGCTGAATAAATCAAGAACGAGTAAAGCTTCAGGCGTAGAAACACCTGAAGCTTGTACATATTCCGCAACGGCTTGTTCTTGAGTCAGGCTAAGAAAATTAGCCTGACGAAGAACTGTTGGGAGGTTGGTTAGCATTAGTTACCTGAGCAATCTATGCTTCGACCTGCATCTGTACAACCTGTTCCGGTAAGTGCCCATTGAACAACACCATTACCTACAGATGGCGTTAAAGTTAAAGTTAGGGCAGTCCCTGCAGCATCAACTGCTGTTGTTGTCAAAGTAATAATACCATCAGCTACGCCTAATGCATCAACGTATGCAATGGTCGCACCATTATCCGTTGCAGCAATTGCTGCGGGAATATCATTATCACCGTTATTACAACCAGCTAATTGCCCTAGATCTTGTGCACATAATGCAACAGCTGTTTTAATTCCTGAAACACCAGCAGCGGCGCCTGCGACTCGTGTTCGTTGTGTATAGTCTGAATAAGCTGGGATAGCAAAAGCAGACAACACACCAATAATCGCCACTACGATCATCAATTCAATTAAGGTAAAACCTTTCTGATTTGTTCTTTTGTTGTTCATTTTTCTCTTCCATTATTTGGTTTGTTTCAGTGCAAGCACTGGTTGATGGAGAGAATATAAGTCGAAATGGAGAAGTGGAATGGTGTGCAGGTGTGGTCGCGAGTGGTTTGGTGTTTTATAGTGTTAAGTTGCATATTGAGCGCAAAATTATGCGATCAGCTTAAACTAACTACTTGATATATTGATAAGACAAGCAATAAAAAAGGCATCGCCTATAGCCATGCCTTGATAGTTAACATATTGATAGTTAAGTAGATTAACCTATGAATCTCATCGACAAATCCATTGCTTTTAGGTGCTTGGTTAGCGCCCCTACAGAGATATAATCAACCCCTGTTTCAGCGAACTCAGCTATTGTATCTAGAGTGACGTTACCTGAGTTTTCAAGTGCCGCTCGGCCAGCGTTAATTTTAACGGCTTCGCGCATCATGTCGGTGGTGAAGTTGTCTAGCATAACGATATCTGCGCCTGCGGTGATCGCTTGTTCTAGCTCTGCTAGGCTCTCTGTTTCAACTTCTACTGGCTTGCCTGGGTTCAGCTCTTTTGCAGTAGAAATAGCTTTCTCAATACCACCGCATGCGATGATGTGGTTTTCTTTGATTAAATAAGCATCGAAAACGCCAATACGGTGATTAAAACCGCCGCCACAAGCGACCGCATATTTTAGTGCGCTGCGTAGGCCCGGGATGGTTTTACGTGTATCTAACAGGCGGCATTCTGTGTGTTTGATTTTATCGGCGTAGATTGCCGTCGCTGTTGCACAACCTGATAGTGTTTGAATGAAGTTCATTGCGTTTCGCTCACCCGTTAATAGTGCGCGTGCTGGGCCTGTTAACGAACAAAGCGTTTGATTTGGCTCAACCTTGTCACCGTCTTCTACGTTCCACTCTATAGTGACTTCACCGCCCAATTGCTTAAACACTTCATCAGCCCAAGCTTTACCACAGAATACGCCGTGCTCTCGGGTAATGATGGTTGCGCTATTGATTGCGTCTGCAGGGATTAGACTTGCCGTAATATCAGCCGCTGGATCCAACGTTCCGCCTAGATCTTCTTTGATGGCATCCGCGACGGCACGTGTGATCTCTAGAGGCAGTTGCTCTTTTAAGTAGTCGAGGCGTTGGTGGCTGTTATGTGTGTTTTTCATCGCAAATCTAATCTTGAAAGGGAGTGGGAATGGAATGATACTCTTGCTTAACTTCAAATTAAAGAGGCTAGCGCGACTGCTCTATGGGCAAGGTCACAATCTTATTGTGCTAGCGGAAAATTAAAGTGAGACCAAGATGATGATCAGTTCCAACGGATGGTATGACAACGCTCGACATGTACCATCCCCGTATTTTGATTCAAGACCGGATTGTGAGGACATCTCTCTGCTGGTGGTTCACAACATCAGTTTACCGCCGGGTCAGTTTGGTGGGCCCTATATTGAGCAATTTTTTACTGGGAACCTGAACCCCAATGCCCATCCGTTTTTCAAGGTGATTCACCAGATGGGCGTTTCTGCTCACTGTTTAATTCGTCGTGACGGTGAAGTGGTGCAGTTTGTTTCGTTTCTTGATCGAGCTTGGCATGCTGGCCAGTCTAGCTTTTCCGGGCGTGAAAAGTGTAACGATTACTCTATTGGTATTGAATTGGAGGGCAGTGACTTTGTTTCGTACACCGAGCTGCAATATCAATCTTTGGCACAATTGACCAAGATTCTAATGTCGAATTTTCCAGCGATTACTAACCAGCGAATTACTGGACACCAATATATTGCGCCCCTTCGAAAAACTGATCCAGGCTTGGTTTTCGATTGGCAGAAGTTTAAAGGAAAGCTCAAGATTTAAGCCTAAACCTTAATAGGGTTCAGTGTGTACCGAGCCTTAAGTCGTCAACATTTAGTATAATCACTTGTGAATTTTTGTTGTTGTTATGTAAAGGAAGTGGTTGAGGAGAGGGGATCAATAAATTGAGAGTGTGACGGGCCTATCAAACACTCAGATATTAATATTTATGAACAGTATTTTACTCTCAATTGTGCTCTTGGTTCGATTTTTAACCAGTTTAGGCTAGTATTCCTGAAACAATTCATTTTTATCCTGAAACTTTCTAGCACGAAAGCTCCCCAAAAGTATTACTCCTGTAAATGGTAAGACCAATTTGGTTGCTGTTTTAAATTTCATTTGTTAAATCGTGGTTAATTCATGCTGTATTCTATGATACAGGTCAACTTTAGGCTGGACAGTGGCGTTTTAATTATGTTAATTTCTGCTCAACTTAAAATTGGTATTACCAATTGTCAGCGAAGAAAAAGAAGAACAATAAACTATGGCTTATCAAAGGATTCGTCAGCCAAAACTCTCCGATGTTATCGAGCAAGAGTTAGAAAGGTTGATTGTGGAAGGAACACTGGCTCCAGGGCAGCAACTGCCGCCTGAGCGCGAACTAGCGAAACAGTTCGATGTGTCTCGTCCTTCAGTCCGAGAAGCGATACAACGTTTAGAGGCAAAACGCTTGCTTACTCGCCGTCAAGGTGGAGGTACGTTTGTTAGCGAAAGTATCTGGAAAAGCTTTTCAGATCCTTTGCTTAATTTGTTGTCCTCCCATTCTGAAACCCAACTAGACTTGTTGGAATCGCGTCATGCGATGGAAGGGATTTCGGCTTACTTCGCGGCATTGCGTGGCACCGAAGAAGACTTTACTCGAATTCAAGCATGCCAAGAAAAAATTCATGGTGCGCAAGATAAGGGTGATATTGAAGCCGAATCTGCAGCGGTGATGGCTTTTCTTGTTGCTTTAACAGAGGCAGCGCACAATGTAGTGTTATTGCACATTGTTCGTAGCTTGGCTCCGTTACTCGAACAAAACGTCTTAGAAAATTTAAAGCTGTTGCATCGTCGTAAAGACGTTGTGGAGAAAGTGAGTATACATCGAGCTAACATTGTAGATGCGATCGTTTCAGGACAGCCAGAACAGGCGCGTGAAATGTCACATTCTCATTTAGCTTACATCGAAGAAACATTGCTTGATTTGACGAAGGAAGAATCGCGTCGCGAACGTTCTCTACGTCGAATTCAACAGGGTAAATAGTCGTAATACTTCGGCTGTTTACGTGTTTAGTAGAATCCAACTAACAAAAAGGATAGATCGCCATGTCTGACATGAAGCATGACGTTGATGCTCTGGAAACTCAAGATTGGTTAGAAGCTCTTGAGTCAGTAGTACGTGAAGAAGGTGTAGAACGTGCACAGTTTTTACTAGAACAAGTTCTAGATAAAGCGCGTTTAGATGGTGTTGATATGGCTACAGGCATCAACACAAACTACATCAACACAATTCCAGCAGCACAAGAGCCAGCTTACCCTGGTGACGTAACTCTTGAGCGTCGTATTCGTTCGATTATTCGTTGGAACGCAATCATGATCGTATTGCGTGCTTCTAAGAAAGACCTAGACCTTGGTGGTCACATGGCTTCTTACCAGTCAGCAGCAGCGTTCTATGAAGTTTGTTTTAACCACTTCTTCCGTGCTCCAAACGAGACTGACGGTGGCGATTTAGTTTACTACCAAGGTCACATCTCTCCTGGTATTTACTCTCGTGCATTCGTTGAAGGCCGTCTAACTGAAGAGCAATTAGATAACTTCCGTCAAGAAGTGGATGGTAAAGGTATCCCTTCTTACCCGCACCCTAAACTGATGCCTGAATTCTGGCAGTTCCCGACAGTATCTATGGGCCTAGGTCCGATTTCTGCTATCTACCAAGCGCGCTTCCTTAAGTACCTTGAAGGTCGTGGCCTGAAAGATACTTCAGCGCAACGTGTATACGCGTTCCTAGGTGACGGTGAGATGGATGAGCCAGAATCACGTGGTGCTATCTCTTTCGCTTCGCGTGAGAAGTTAGACAATCTATGTTTCCTAATCAACTGTAACCTACAGCGCCTAGATGGCCCTGTAATGGGTAACGGTAGCATCATTCAAGAACTTGAAGGCCTATTCAAAGGCGCAGGTTGGAACGTTGTTAAAGTTATCTGGGGTAGCAACTGGGACTCTCTACTTGCTAAAGACACGACTGGTAAGCTTCTTCAACTAATGAACGAAACTATCGATGGTGACTACCAAACGTTCAAGTCTAAAGATGGTGCATACGTACGTGAGCACTTCTTTGGTAAGTACCCTGAAACTGCTGCACTTGTTGCAGACATGACCGATGACGAGATCTTCGAACTGAAACGTGGTGGCCACGATTCTTCTAAACTGTTCTCTGCATTCAACAATGCAAAAGAGACAAATGGTAAGCCAACTGTAATCCTAGCTAAGACAGTTAAAGGTTACGGCATGGGCGAAGCTGCAGAAGGTAAAAACATCGCTCACGGTGTTAAGAAGATGGACATGACTCACGTTCAATACCTACGTGATCGTTTAGGCCTACAAGAGCTTCTTTCTGATGAGAAAGTAGCTGAACTTCCTTACCTGAAACTGGAAGAAGGTTCTGCTGAGTACGAATACCTACACGCTCGTCGTAAAGCTCTACAAGGTTACACGCCAGCACGTCTGCCTAAATTTACGCAAGAGTTCAAGGTTCCGGAGCTAGACGCATTCGCACCTCTACTTGGTGAGCAGAAGCGTGATATCTCTACCACTATGGCTTATGTACGTACGCTAAACATCCTGCTTAAAGATAAGAATATTGGTAAGAACATTGTTCCTATCATCTGTGATGAAGCTCGTACATTCGGTATGGAAGGTCTATTCCGTCAGGTTGGTATTTACAACCCACAAGGTCAAGAATACACACCTGAAGATAAAGGCATCGTTTCTTACTACAAAGAAGCGACATCAGGTCAAGTTCTTCAAGAAGGTATCAACGAGCTAGGTTCTATGGCGTCATGGCTTGCGGCTGCAACGTCATACAGCACAAACGATCTGCCGATGATCCCGTTCTACATCTACTACTCAATGTTCGGTTTCCAACGTATTGGTGACATGGCATGGCTAGCAGGTGACCAACAAGCTCGTGGCTTCCTACTAGGTGCGACTGCTGGTCGTACAACACTGAACGGTGAAGGTCTACAGCACGAAGATGGTCACTCGCACATCCAAGCGAACACGATCCCGAACTGTATCTCTTACGACCCAACGTTTGCTTACGAGCTAGCAGTAATCATGCAAGACGGTATCCGTCGCATGTACGGTCCTCAGCAAGAGAACGTTTACTACTACCTAACAGTAATGAACGAGAACTATGCAATGCCTGCAATGCCAGAAGGCGCTGAAGAAGGCATCCGCAAGGGTATCTACAAGCTTGAATCTCACGTTCCTCAAGGTGATAAAGCGACTAAGGGTAAAGTTCAACTAATGAGCTCTGGTACTATCATGAACGAAGCGCGTAAAGCAGGTGCAATTCTAAGTGAAGAGTACGGCGTAGCATCTGACGTATTCTCTGTAACGTCGTTCAACGAACTTACTCGTGACGGCCAATCGGTAGAGCGTGACAACATGCTTCACCCAGAAGCTGAAGAGAAAGTACCGTACATCACAACAGTTCTTGGTAAAGAACCTGCAATCGCAGTGACTGACTACATGAAGAACTACGCTGAGCAAGTACGTGCGTACATGCCAACTGAGTCTTACAAAGTACTTGGTACAGATGGTTTCGGCCGTTCTGACAGCCGTGCAAACCTACGTCGTCACTTCGAAGTTAACGCTGGCTATATCGTAGTCGCAGCTCTAACTGAACTGGCTAAACGTGGTGATATTGAGAAATCTGTCGTTGTTGAAGCAATTGCTAAGTTCGATATCGACACTGAAAAAACTAACCCGCAATACGCATAAGACTGGCATTAAGGTAGGAAAAAACAATGACAATCGAAATTAATGTACCAGATATTGGTGCTGACGAGGTTGAAGTAACTGAGATTCTTGTAAACGTTGGCGACAAGGTTGAAGAAGAGCAGTCACTGATCACTGTTGAAGGCGACAAAGCTTCAATGGAAGTTCCAGCGTCTCAAGCGGGTATCGTTAAAGAGATCAAAGTAGCGGAAGGCGATTCAGTTTCTACTGGTTCTCTTATCATGATTTTCGAAGCCGAGGGTGCAGCTGAAGCTGCACCTGCTCCAGCTGCAGAGGCAGCTCCAGTAGCTGCGCCTGCAGCGGCAGAGCTTAAAGAAGTTCACGTTCCTGATATCGGCGGTGATGAAGTTGAAGTAACTGAAATCATGGTTGCTATCGGTGATGCAGTAGAAGAAGAGCAATCTCTTCTTACTGTTGAAGGCGACAAGGCTTCAATGGAAGTTCCTGCACCATTCGCTGGTATCGTTAAAGAAATCAAGATCGCTTCTGGTGATTCAGTTTCTACGGGTTCTCTAGTTATGGTATTTGAAGTTGCTGGCTCAGGCGCAGCAGCTCCTGTAGCAGAAGCAGCACCAGTTGCAGCGGCTCCAGCAGCATCTGCTGAGAAAGAAGTAAACGTTCCAGATATCGGTGGTGACGAAGTAGAAGTTACTGAAATCATGGTAGCGGTTGGCGATACAGTAGAAGAAGAGCAATCTTTAATTACTGTTGAAGGCGACAAAGCTTCAATGGAAGTACCAGCACCATTCGCTGGTACAGTAAAAGAGATCAAGATTGCAGCGGGCGACAAAGTGTCAACTGGCTCTCTAATCATGACTTTCGTCGTTGAAGGCGCAGCTCCTGTTGCTGCACCTGCACAAGCAGCAGCTCCAGCTCCTGCGGCGGCACCTGCTCCTAAAGCAGAAGCACCTGCAGCGGCTCCAGCAGCATCAGATGACTTCCAAGAGAACGGCGAGTATGCTCACGCATCTCCAGTTGTTCGTCGTCTAGCTCGTGAGTTCGGTGTAAACCTAGCAAAAGTTAAAGGTACTGGTCGTAAGAGCCGTGTACTTAAAGAAGACGTTCAGTCTTACGTTAAAGATGCACTTAAGCGTCTAGAGTCTGGTGCAGCGGCATCTGGCAAAGGCGGCGACGGTTCTGCTCTTGGTCTACTACCATGGCCAAAAGTTGATTTTAGCAAGTTCGGCGAAACTGAAGTTCAGAAGCTTTCTAAGATCAAGAAGATCTCTGGCGCAAACCTACACCGTAACTGGGTAATGATCCCTCACGTTACACAGTGGGACAACGCAGACATCACTGAGCTAGAAGCATTCCGTAAAGAACAGAACGCAATCGAAGCGAAGAAAGACACTGGCATGAAGATCACACCACTTGTGTTCATCATGAAAGCTGTTGCTAAAGCGCTAGAAGCATTCCCAGCGTTTAACTCTTCTCTTTCTGAAGATGGCGAAAGCATCATTCTTAAGAAGTACGTAAACGTGGGTATCGCAGTTGATACACCAAACGGCCTAGTTGTTCCTGTTTTCAAAGACGTGAACAAGAAAGGCATTTACGAGCTATCTGAAGAACTAATGGTTGTTTCTAAGAAAGCACGTTCTGGCAAGTTAACAGCGGCAGACATGCAAGGCGGTTGTTTCACAATCTCTAGCCTTGGTGGTATTGGCGGTACTGCATTTACACCAATCGTAAATGCTCCAGAAGTAGGTATCCTAGGTGTATCTAAGTCTGAGATTAAGCCTGTTTGGAATGGTAAAGAGTTCCAACCACGTCTACAGCTTCCACTGTCTCTATCATACGACCACCGTGTGATCGATGGTGCAGAAGGTGCACGCTTCATTACTTTCCTAAACAGCGCGCTATCTGACATTCGTCGTCTAGTACTGTAATTGAGAAAGTAATTATTAAGGTGACTTTCGAGTCACCTTAATTCTTTATATAAAGACTATTTTTAGAGAACAGTTTCCTGCATTTCTCATAATCTGACGGGGAATTGTTGTCTAGCTCACAGGCTAACTTAAAGCTACTTTCACACTGTTAACATCTCTGTAAAATGTTTCCTGTTTGAAAGCCCAATAATTTTAAGAACATCTACTCAGCCTGTTAGGGATAATGACTACAAGAGGTCACAATGAGCAAAGAAATTAAAGCCCAAGTTGTTGTACTTGGTTCAGGTCCTGCTGGCTACTCAGCGGCATTCCGTTGTGCGGATTTAGGTCTAGAAACAGTACTAGTTGAACGTTACAGCACTCTTGGTGGTGTATGTCTAAACGTTGGTTGTATTCCATCAAAAGCACTTCTTCATGTTTCTAAAGTAATCGAAGAAGCAAAAGCGATGGCAGAGCACGGCGTTGTATTCGGCGAGCCACAAACGGACATCAACAAAATCCGTATCTGGAAAGATAAAGTCGTTGACCAACTTACTGGCGGTCTTGGCGGTATGGCTAAGATGCGTAACGTGACTGTTGTTAACGGTTTCGGTAAGTTCACAGGTCCTAATAGCATTCTTGTTGAAGGCGAAGGCGAAGCAACAACGGTTAACTTCGACAACGCAATCATCGCTGCGGGTTCTCGTCCAATCAAACTTCCGTTCATCCCACATGAAGACCCACGTATTTGGGATTCTACGGATGCACTAGAACTCAACGAAGTACCAGAAAAACTGCTTATCATGGGCGGTGGTATCATCGGTCTTGAGATGGGTACGGTTTACCATTCTCTAGGTTCTAAAGTTGAAGTTGTTGAGATGTTCGATCAAGTTATCCCTGCGGCGGATAAAGACATCGTTAAAGTTTTCACTAAGCGCATCAAAGACAAGTTTAAGCTTATGCTTGAAACTAAAGTGACCGCGGTTGAAGCAAAAGAAGACGGTATCTACGTTTCAATGGAAGGCAAAAAAGCACCAGCTGAAGCTGAGCGTTACGATGCTGTTCTTGTTGCTATCGGTCGTGTTCCAAACGGTGCACTTATCGACGCTGAAAAAGCGGGTATCGAAGTTGATGAGCGTGGTTTCATCAATGTTGATAAGCAAATGCGTACTAACGTTTCTCACATTCACGCAATCGGTGATGTTGTTGGTCAACCAATGCTTGCTCACAAAGGTGTGCACGAAGGTCACGTAGCTGCGGAAGTTATCTCTGGTAAGAAGCACTACTTCGACCCTAAAGTAATCCCATCAATTGCGTACACTGAGCCAGAAGTTGCTTGGGTAGGTAAGACTGAGAAAGAAGCGAAAGCGGAAGGCCTGAACTACGAAGTTGCTACTTTCCCTTGGGCTGCTTCTGGTCGTGCAATCGCTTCTGACTGTGCAGACGGTATGACTAAGATGATCTTCGATAAAGATACTCATCGCGTAATCGGTGGTGCTGTTGTTGGTACTAACGGTGGTGAACTTCTTGGTGAAATCGGCTTAGCAATCGAAATGGGTTGTGATGCAGAAGATATCGCTCTTACTATCCACGCTCACCCAACTCTACACGAGTCTGTTGGTCTAGCTGCGGAAGTATTCGAAGGTTCAATCACTGACCTTCCAAACAAGAAAGCAGTGAAAAAGAAGAAGTAATTCTTCTTTAGCCACTCGCGAATGTTTTTAAAAGCCGCTGATTCGTCAGCGGTTTTTTTATGCATGAAGAAAAGAGCAGAAACACTTTATTCGAGATTCGAGATTCGAGATACGAGTACGCTACGGGATGCGAATATCGACTACACTCCACAAAAAAAGGGCTGACCCATTAGGTCAACCCTTTAACAATTTATCTCGAATCTACTTATAAATACACAACATGTTTAAGTAGCTGTCTGTTAAGTTTTCTTGCTCTTCTGGCGTTTCGAGACGTTTTGCTTGAATGAATAACGAGTAGCAGATGCCGTGAAATAGGTTCGCAAGATGCTTAGGATCATGCTCATCACACACATCTCCACGCTCAATCGCCTTACTAAACATATTTTGTAATAACATTTGGTTAGTGCGGTTGGTTGTGACAAATAAAGGCCATACTTCATCACGAGTTGATGCGCTCCACTCGAACCAAACATTCAGCCAATGGCTATCTTGAGCCACTAAGTTAACCATTTCAGTGGCAATATTATGTAGATTTTTTTTCGCGTGAATATCGAGATCGATATTATCTGAAAGGAAGTTAGAGAATTGGCGTACGACATGATTCAGTACTTCATCGACCAGATCTTCTCGGGTAGGGAAATAGTTAAATACAGTTGCTACAGACACCTGAGCAATATCTGCGATATCTGCGTGGCCACCTCGGCCAATGCCGCGGCGAGAGAATACCTCAAGTGCGATTTCCATCAATTGAAGTTTTCTTTTTAAGGGTGAAAGCCTAGTTCTAGGCCTCTTAGATATTGAGTCCATTTTATTTTCCTTGCCAACGATTTTTATATTAATGATTTTATTATTATTTAAGCCAGGATGAGTGTAATAGTGCATATGCAAATGGTCAATCCTTTGAGCGTGTTTATAGACAGTTACATCAAACTTGATACATAAAGCGTGATCAGTATGAATGTGAAAGTAAGCGAGTATGAGGCAAGGTATCCGTACCTATCTCATTGAGAATCTCACAGTAAATTTGAACCATAAGGTGGTGTGGGTATTTGAGCAATGCTAGACTTACGCACAAATTGAGCGGCACCAATGGCAAAGCTGTCTACACTTGTCGCAATCACCAAATAAAATGAGAGCAGTATGAAGCATACAGTTGAAGTCATGATCTCTGA
The Vibrio kanaloae genome window above contains:
- the aceE gene encoding pyruvate dehydrogenase (acetyl-transferring), homodimeric type; the encoded protein is MSDMKHDVDALETQDWLEALESVVREEGVERAQFLLEQVLDKARLDGVDMATGINTNYINTIPAAQEPAYPGDVTLERRIRSIIRWNAIMIVLRASKKDLDLGGHMASYQSAAAFYEVCFNHFFRAPNETDGGDLVYYQGHISPGIYSRAFVEGRLTEEQLDNFRQEVDGKGIPSYPHPKLMPEFWQFPTVSMGLGPISAIYQARFLKYLEGRGLKDTSAQRVYAFLGDGEMDEPESRGAISFASREKLDNLCFLINCNLQRLDGPVMGNGSIIQELEGLFKGAGWNVVKVIWGSNWDSLLAKDTTGKLLQLMNETIDGDYQTFKSKDGAYVREHFFGKYPETAALVADMTDDEIFELKRGGHDSSKLFSAFNNAKETNGKPTVILAKTVKGYGMGEAAEGKNIAHGVKKMDMTHVQYLRDRLGLQELLSDEKVAELPYLKLEEGSAEYEYLHARRKALQGYTPARLPKFTQEFKVPELDAFAPLLGEQKRDISTTMAYVRTLNILLKDKNIGKNIVPIICDEARTFGMEGLFRQVGIYNPQGQEYTPEDKGIVSYYKEATSGQVLQEGINELGSMASWLAAATSYSTNDLPMIPFYIYYSMFGFQRIGDMAWLAGDQQARGFLLGATAGRTTLNGEGLQHEDGHSHIQANTIPNCISYDPTFAYELAVIMQDGIRRMYGPQQENVYYYLTVMNENYAMPAMPEGAEEGIRKGIYKLESHVPQGDKATKGKVQLMSSGTIMNEARKAGAILSEEYGVASDVFSVTSFNELTRDGQSVERDNMLHPEAEEKVPYITTVLGKEPAIAVTDYMKNYAEQVRAYMPTESYKVLGTDGFGRSDSRANLRRHFEVNAGYIVVAALTELAKRGDIEKSVVVEAIAKFDIDTEKTNPQYA
- the aceF gene encoding pyruvate dehydrogenase complex dihydrolipoyllysine-residue acetyltransferase; this encodes MTIEINVPDIGADEVEVTEILVNVGDKVEEEQSLITVEGDKASMEVPASQAGIVKEIKVAEGDSVSTGSLIMIFEAEGAAEAAPAPAAEAAPVAAPAAAELKEVHVPDIGGDEVEVTEIMVAIGDAVEEEQSLLTVEGDKASMEVPAPFAGIVKEIKIASGDSVSTGSLVMVFEVAGSGAAAPVAEAAPVAAAPAASAEKEVNVPDIGGDEVEVTEIMVAVGDTVEEEQSLITVEGDKASMEVPAPFAGTVKEIKIAAGDKVSTGSLIMTFVVEGAAPVAAPAQAAAPAPAAAPAPKAEAPAAAPAASDDFQENGEYAHASPVVRRLAREFGVNLAKVKGTGRKSRVLKEDVQSYVKDALKRLESGAAASGKGGDGSALGLLPWPKVDFSKFGETEVQKLSKIKKISGANLHRNWVMIPHVTQWDNADITELEAFRKEQNAIEAKKDTGMKITPLVFIMKAVAKALEAFPAFNSSLSEDGESIILKKYVNVGIAVDTPNGLVVPVFKDVNKKGIYELSEELMVVSKKARSGKLTAADMQGGCFTISSLGGIGGTAFTPIVNAPEVGILGVSKSEIKPVWNGKEFQPRLQLPLSLSYDHRVIDGAEGARFITFLNSALSDIRRLVL
- the lpdA gene encoding dihydrolipoyl dehydrogenase → MSKEIKAQVVVLGSGPAGYSAAFRCADLGLETVLVERYSTLGGVCLNVGCIPSKALLHVSKVIEEAKAMAEHGVVFGEPQTDINKIRIWKDKVVDQLTGGLGGMAKMRNVTVVNGFGKFTGPNSILVEGEGEATTVNFDNAIIAAGSRPIKLPFIPHEDPRIWDSTDALELNEVPEKLLIMGGGIIGLEMGTVYHSLGSKVEVVEMFDQVIPAADKDIVKVFTKRIKDKFKLMLETKVTAVEAKEDGIYVSMEGKKAPAEAERYDAVLVAIGRVPNGALIDAEKAGIEVDERGFINVDKQMRTNVSHIHAIGDVVGQPMLAHKGVHEGHVAAEVISGKKHYFDPKVIPSIAYTEPEVAWVGKTEKEAKAEGLNYEVATFPWAASGRAIASDCADGMTKMIFDKDTHRVIGGAVVGTNGGELLGEIGLAIEMGCDAEDIALTIHAHPTLHESVGLAAEVFEGSITDLPNKKAVKKKK